Genomic window (Chionomys nivalis chromosome 7, mChiNiv1.1, whole genome shotgun sequence):
gtcagtgctcttaacctctgagccatctctccagcccctccttgtCCATTTTTAAAAGCAGTGCAGCAGCCTGCCCCAGGAGCAACAGTTAAGTGGCACTCAGGTTGAACCCAATGTAACTTGAAATGTTGGACTTTTTTGAAAACCAAACCATGCTCCGCCCCTCAGCCGTCTGTCAGATGCAGCTGTGTCTTGGGGCAGCACTGACCCCGCACCCCGGCTCTTGTGTCTGAATGCGGCTCCCCCTTTGCAGACAGTTAGTCCCAGTGGTTGAAGAACAAACACCCAGTCACTTGCACCTGCCTTAGGACTGGGAAACTTTTTCAGCTCTGGCCCATGTTGCCTTGTCAGTCTCCTGCCCCGcccaccatgaccagaagcagaCCCATGGCCCTGCGTCCTGGAGGGGGGTGGGCAGCGTGGTGCTGAAGGACAAAGCTGTAGCCACGTCCTCCACCAGACCCAGCTCCCTGCTGGAGCACTGGGCCCAGTCACTGATGCGTGCGTGCTGGCCATTCATTATCATTAGCTCTGGCATGTTGATTCTCTGCTTGGAGAAGACAGCGCTGTCCTTCTGACAGCCACAGTGACGAATGGCCGCCTCGATGGAGGGCTGCTTCCTTGCGTGTGCTAAGCTGGAGCCAGAACCACGTACAAGACTTAGGAAACAGCACAGGGTCCGGGCAGTGCAGGCTTGAGCCCATCCCAGAGCGGTTATCTGGGACCAGAACAGAGCTCTGGGTTGAAGCAGGGCTCTCCAGGGAACATGAAAGAAAATGCTTATGCAAGGGCCTGGGGCCTTGACATGCTGGGACGATATTTGTTAGATTCATTCTTGACATGCTGGGATGATATTTGTTAGATCATCCTTGGGTCTGAGAGCCGTGGTTTCAAGTGTCCGTATCTCTCGTGGGCACTCAGGAGTTAAGGAAAGACAGTGGCATGTAGTCTGGCCTTAATGGACACAGTTCTCGTCCACCACCGTTATGTCTCTTATCCTCTTAGGTCCTGCTGTAGGAGACAGGCTGAGGGCAGGACTGTGTTCTAGCTTCTCCTGTATCCAGATAGCCCCGCTAGCTTAGTGGCTTAGGTCCCACGTTATTTCCCTAGCTCCCTAGGCCAAGTCAGTACATTCTCTATCGGACAGGACAGACACCGACTCAAGCCTGTTTAaccttttaccttttttttttcattcaagatACTAGcaattgaacctggatcttgcACAGGTCAGACAAAGTGCTATCCCATCTGAACTGCCCCATTCTTACTATTGCTTTTCAGAGGTGATACCAGCCTCCAGCCCAGACCTGTAGAGTCCCTGTGCAAATAGGGGACATGGCAAGGGTTAGAGTTAGGACACTCAGCTCTTCTCCTACTTAAACTTTATGGTTGAGGactggcaggaggcagaggtcttTCAAATTCCCAACAAGTCAGTACATCACAGGTACCCACAAAGAACACTAGCCATAGTGaatctcccccaccccaggggAAAATGCtcaagactggagagatagcttcctgcttttccaggggacctgagttcagttcctagcatcagTGTTgggcagctcaaaactgcctgtaactccagcacctgAGGATGTGacgacctcttctggcctcaccaaccacccacacatatgtacatacttgtgaataaaaataaaaatgagtctcTAAGAACATACTCAATTTAAAATTACCGTTAAACACACCAAAATATCTTTTAGTGTGTAATcagtatgaaaaaaaattttctccgCCATGTGAGTTCCAAGggtcgaactcaggtcatcagacttggctgTAAGctcctttcccactgagccatctcgctgacCTAAGCTCTGTGGTTTTGTTACCACCTTCTAGGAGAGACTCAGGCAGTCTTCGGTGTGCTCTGAAGTCCCCCACACCATTTCAGCCCCGTGAGCTTCCccatgaataaaaagaaataaagtaataaaaataaatcttcccatttcacagggaagaggaaaagagtaaAGTCACTAAGAAGGACTCCATGTCCCACCTTCACAGTCATAGTGTCCCCAGGAAAGGGGGTGGGAGAGCGCCGTCCATGTGCCCCGGCATCAGCGGTATCTAGGCAGGTGGCCCAGTTCGAGCCAGGATCCTGCAAGGAAGGCAAGGTCCCGCCTTGCTTCACACCTCACTGAGCAGCAGGAAGCTCCAGACCGAGCCTCAGAGACCCAGGATGTCAGCCAGGCCGCCTGCAGTAAgggccctcccctccccataCCCCCAGTGCAAGCTAGCTCCTCGGTGGCCCCAGGCTGCATTTCCAGCACCTGAACAATGGAGCTGGTCTCTATCAACTCTGACCTCTCACTAAGAGAGCTGAGTGTGTGCTTaggagaaaaatcaaaaccatctACTTTGTCCTCTTAATTGCCCTAGGACATCTGTTATGGATGCCCTAATGTCAGACTCCTGCCTACCCTGCATCTGGCCCCAACAGGTCGGTAACTCCATCCGTGGCTGCACCCAGTCAGTGAAACACTACTCCCCTTCCCTGCCCTGAGTGAGACCCAGAAAGGCAGGGCCTGCTTGGCAAGGCCCTTCAGGAGAGGCACTGTTTGTCTGTTCTGATGTTCTCGGAGATCAGCGTGCCTCTGTCCTTGGCGGGTACCCAGGAGGGTGTGGCTTGCCCTTTCTGCTTGCCAAGGGGATGCTCTGAGGTCAGACAGAAAGACAGCATCAGGTCAGACAGCTCCTATAGGGATTTATCTGGCTTTTGACagcagaaaagagggaagaaagccaTTCAGGGGCTGCTGGTACTGTTAGGGTGGCCTGGTGCCCATGTGGCTTTTGCCCTGACCTCTCCACACAGGGAAGGGAAATGTACCATCGCTCCCAGCTGGCCACTCAGGGCTAAGGAGAAGCACCTGTTTTTGTCTCAGCTCCTCAGATAATGGCTTGCCTTCTgtacctccctcccttcctctccctccctcccttcagagAGTTAGATGTTGAGAAGCGAGCTGCGCCTCAAGGTGAATCAATATGGCGAGGCCAGCTTGTCGAACCTAGATCAGCTGTCAGAAGTCTGCCTGAAAGCAGCACATGGCTTCGGGCAGAGCCAGGGATGGGAGTCTGGAAGTCGGAGGGGCAGCTGCCGTCTCATCCTCATCGTTGCCTCGCAATGAACCCTCCTCTCCGAACCAAGAGCAGGCCCAAGAGCAGGCGCGGCAGCCACAGACCTAGGGAACAGAGCAGCCAGGAAGGTCCCTACATTCCCTTCTGGCACCTggcacctgcctctcctcccctctcctcagtgGGCTTCTACCCTTGAACTTGGACCGTTCTTAACACAGGGATGTCATCATCCACCCTGCCACTAAGGCAACCACTAACCAGTTGTGTCTTTGGTACCCTCGACCTGGTGGTGCTCCAGCACTCTGGACTTCACAAGGACAGGACCCATGTCTCTCTTGTGCACTTACCCCTGAGTGATCAGAATAGTGCCGGCACTCCGCAGACACTCAGTGAGACTGTTGAATGAGTGAGTGACAGTGAAGGCCAAGTCTCAGGTTATACAAAACCAGCACAATtgtttctcaaaataataaaagtctcctgcgccctcacccccacccacccccatcattGTACAGATGACCTGCCCAGGCCTACTGTCCCCATGTGACCTGGTGTGATGCTTTCACCAGCCTTCTGTGTTCTCCCTGACCCCTCCCTGCTTCTCGACACCCTGTGGAGTGTGACTTCCGGTGTGGAAAACAGATGCATGCAGATATGGCTTCTCAGAGCTTAGCTCAGGAtagggcagagacagacacacctgGCCCTGCCCCCCGGGGGCGTCTCTGATGGGAACATCTTGGATGTTTGGGGACCCCTCTCCATCTCACCTCCATATCCTTCTGTACCTCTGTGGCAGCTAGAGGTGAGCAGCGGCCGTAAGCCAGGGTGGCGCAGCAGTCTCCTCCGCGCCTCCCGCACTGTCTGCCGCTCACAGCCTGTCTTCTTATTTCACCTTGATTTATTAGCAGACCTAATGAGTTTTTGGAGCGGCCATCTCTCCAGGGACGGGGCGATCAATCTAGGAGATAGCCCGTGAACTCTGCTCCTTGGGTACCCAGGAGGGCAGGAAGCTTCGGGGACAAAGGAGTCTGGTCCCGGGAGAGTGGGGCTTAGTCTTGCACCCTGTCTTGGGACCTCTGCAGGTTGGAGCCCGcgacttccttcccttctcagtgTCTGTCCAGTTAAGTACATAAATATTCTTTTGAACTTAACTGCCTGGAAGCCAGACTAACatgcttcccctccccttcctgttcCCAGGGATCAGTGCCATCTGAGTGTGCTCGAGGTGGTGGGGAGTCTCTTGGGCTTGGCTAGGGCTCTCCCTCAGGCCTCTGCCCCAACAAGGGTGCCCACCTGTGACCCCTGAGAGTTCTTTGGGCACACGTGTGTAGAGCTCCCTACCTTCTCCTGGTGTGAAGGTGTGTCTCCTTTTGTTCACTGGGCCCAGAGCACAGTAGGCCCTCACGCGTGACCTCCTCTCTTAGATGCGGATGCTGCACTCTTCCCCAGCCTGATCCAGTGGCCTTTCTACGCTGTCCCCACTTTTGGCAGACAGTGCCCAGTGTAGctaaggagagggagggagaaagggaacacaGGCAAGCCTGTTCCCTTTGGGTGATAATTGAGAAGCTGCCATTcgctgggcagtggaggcacacacctttaatcccagaactcgggaggcagaggcaggcagatctctgagtttgaggccaacttggtctacaaagtgagctccaggacagccaggcctacgcagagaaaccctgtctcgaaacacacacacacagacacacacacacacacacacacacacacagagagagagagagagagagagagagagagagagagagagagagagagagagagagagaggaagctatCATTCCACAAAATGGCCCTCCAGAACAGATTTAGTTttgagcaagtgtgtgtgttttactgggGCTTACACCTAGGTCCCTGTGCACACTAAGCAAGCAGTCTATCACTGAGCTCCAACTGTAgccctctttaattttttttaaagatttttaaatttttatttatatgtaaatgtcGGTGTAAGTATGTGGCATGTGTGGGCACCTAACTGgtgttacaggcagctgtgagctgtgtgCTGAGACCCGAGCtcacatcctctggaagagcagccggtgtttTTTTAGCTGCTTGCTTTTATCTGCAGACAGAATCTCACGTAtttccccaggctggccttgaactcactttgtggcccaggcactggccttgaacttgccttgcaagctcctgcctcagcctcctgtgtagCTGGAATTCCTGGCCTACACGGTCAGAGCCAGCTGGGAAGTAGAGGTTTTGGATAAAGAGGTTTTAACAGAACCAGGTGGGTCACTAGTCTGCAGAATAACATTAACAGACTAGTTATGGGGGTTGTGAAGTCTCTGGAATAGTATTAACATATGAGACTAGTTATGGGGGTTGTGAAGTCTCTGGAATAACATTAACAGGTAAGACTAGTTATGGGTGGGGGTTGTGCAGCCGTATCACCCACAGCCACAACTTTATAGGCCatcctgaaagttctagaaaagccTAAcataggtggctggagagatggctcagaggaatagagcactggctgctcttccagaggtcttgagttcaattcccagcaaccacatggtggctcacaaccatctgtaataagatctggtgtcctcttctgtactgcaggatacatgaaggaagaaacctatatacataataaataaaaatcttaaaaaaaagaaaagaaaagaaaagcctaacATAGGATGCAGCCCCTGGAAGACCAGGTCAGAAGTCGATGCTGGAGAGGTGGAAGGCATGTAGACACACACTTACAAAGTCAGTGTCATCGCTTGGGAACCTGCTGCTTGGAGCAGCCTTGGGTTTTGTGCAgtaagggggtggggggggggagcccAGCCAGAATCgtccaggggtgggggtgggggagcccaGGCAGAGTCGTCCAGGAGGCCACCCTGAACAAGCAGCCAGTGCCTGTTCACAGCTCTTAGGGACTTGCGGCTGCTCCCAGAGGACAGAAAAGAGTAGCCAGCACCTGAGGCGGAACCCAGCCATGAAGTGCTGGCATCTACCTCAACAGccagcctcctcctgcctctttgcCCACTTGCAAGACCCAAGGCCAAGGTCACGCAACAGACAGCTGCAGGATTTCTCCACTGGCGTCTTTCCAGATTCATGCTGGCTGTGGCCAAGGCCTGGACCAGGGCCAGGTCACAGGTGGCATCCCAAACGGTGATGGcaaaacacaatttaaatattGCTTTGCAACAGCAGCTACTCCCTTGGCCCTCATCCAGtgccgctccccccccccccaacagtgGCCCAGCTGCCTGCTCCCAGCTCCGGAATAGCCGGCTACCAGGTTCCTGAGCAGcattgctgtgctgtgctgaggtCGGGGGCCCTTACTAGCACACGAGGCGCCACCCCTATAAGGTGAAGTCCCCCCACCCTGTGCCTCAGTATACTTTCTGAAGCTGCCTACACCCCAGGGGTAGCTCCTGGGGTCATGGGCCGAGGCTAAGAGAGGAACTAGACAGCTGCTTCCCTTTGACTGGCCAGGGCTGGAAAGATTTGTGATGCCCTGGAGCAGGAGGCGAGGAGGCGGTTGGAATCGAGCGGCTGAGTGAGCTGAAACAAATCTTCTTTATTGGCAGTTTTCACAGTCTgagctccctcctcccctcctgcttctcctctccccacccctgcacTACCACGTCAGGCAGCTCAGATTAAAAGTAATAAAGGACTTGAGCCCACTCCCACGTGTCATTATGGGAGGAGACATTGGCCTGGCTTCTCGTGGGTCCCGCAGAAAAATCTCTCCCAAGAACCAAGGAGTGCACCGGTGTCCTCAGGGGGACAATACTGGTGCTCTCAGGTTCATACTGAGGAAGAGACCCTGATTCTCTGATGGAGCTCCCAGATGGGACGAGTCAGCCCCTCCTATAGCCCCTACCACTTACAAAGAGTGTCCTGTGCCCTGTGCACCTGTCCCCGACTACAGGACGTGTCAGACCTGTTCTGAATAGAGACAACAGGGATATATAAATTcaaaatggagacagagacaggggtctctgtgtgtgttgggtaGTCACCAGTGGCAGAtatcagaagccagagagatgcTTGCTGGGAGCCCATGGCCATTGGTGGTGCTGTAGTGAGTCCTCTGCTTGAATATCTTCAGGAACCCGGGTTCTAGAAGCCAGGCTGGTGAGCAGTCCACGGGTGGAGGGCCTGAGAGGTTGCCGGGTAAAGCTGAGCTGCCTCTAGCCTGGTTGCTCTGAGCAGATAAGGTCGTAGATGCCCTTCCTCGGCAAATTTCCTGTCCCCTAACTGACACCAAGCCCAGAACTGAGCCACATGGCGTTTGCTGCCACTCTTGGGACCAGTCCTGAGACTCGCCTGTCTCCAGCACAGCTCTCTGGTGCCCTTTCTTCCGTGGAGTGACCGACCCCTCACTACTTCCCACACATGGCTCCCAGCCTTCCTGCCCTCTGACCCACACGAAGTCGGGGACCTCTGCTGAAGAGGATATCTCCCCGCAAATGTGTCGTGCCTTTTGTCCCTGGGCTCCCCACACCTGGCTCCACAGGCACAGAACCTTAAAaccaaggaagagagaagggatacATGCTGGCTAAGTCTGCCCTTGACAGGAAGCTGACAGAGTCCCTGGGAGAGCCCTTGAAGGACGAGGAGGGAGCTGGTAGCTCCTTACCAGGCTGAACTGTCCTGCTGTCAGGccagtttctcctttctctggaTCATGCCCaggcccctgcctccaggaagaggagggagaaccGAACGTGGGTCCCTAGAACAAGCTCGGCAGCTCCTGCACAGCTGTGGGGGGTTTTGAGGTTCCTTGCCCTGGGCTCCAGTCCTTAAGGGCACAGCCCCACAGAGCAGAGACTGAGGGGTGAGGCAGTTCATCCTCTCTGACTGACTCCTGCCTTGTCTTGTAGCTTTCGCCATCATGATTGTGCTGGCCCTGGTGCGCATCGGGAACAGGCAAGGAGAGGGGCACCCACCCCTGGCCAACTTCTTGGGAGTTCGGAACTTGTTTGGGGTATGTGTCTACTCCTTCATGTGCCAGCACTCCCTGCCATCCCTCATCACCCCCATCTCCTCCAAGCGCCACATCACACGCTTGGTGCTCCTGGACTACGCGTTGATCCTGGCCTTCTACGGACTTCTCTCCTTCACGGCCATCTTCTGCTTCCGCGGCGACAGTCTCATGGACATGTACACCCTCAATTTTGCAAGGTGCGACGTTGTGGGCCTGACTGCCGTCCGGTTCTTTCTGGGCCTCTTCCCCGTGTTCACCATCAGCACCAACTTCCCCATCATTGCGGTGACCCTGCGCAACAACTGGAAGACGCTCTTTCACCGTGAGGGCGGCACGTACCCGTGGGTGGTAGACCGTGTGGTGTTTCCCACCATCACGCTGGTGCCTCCCATTCTGGTAGCCTTCTGCACCCATGACCTGGAGTCCCTGGTGGGCATCACAGGAGCCTACGCAGGCACTGGCATCCAGTATGTCATCCCTGCCTTCCTGGTGCACCTCTGCCGCAAGGACACCCAGCTGTCCTTCGGCTACGGAACTGTCAACAAGCACAGGTCCCCGTTCCGCCACACCTTCTGGGTGGCCTTTGTGCTACTGTGggctttcttctgcttcttctttgtcACAGCCAACATTGTCCTCAATGAGACCCAGCTCTGATGGCAGGACGTGTCTGGCAACAGGAGGCAGGGCCAGCCTAGTCCCGGCCTCCTCGCCTCATCAGGATTTAGCTGCCACCCAAGTCTCCGTGAGCATGCTAGCCTGGGGCTCTTGGAGAAGGCCTTCTACATCTCCAGGTGGTGTCTTCTCCTGACCCAGCCCTCGCCCTGCAGGACAGCCCACCTGCCTGGGAAGGTGGCTGTCCCCAGGTTCTGGGACGGACCCAGTCTGTCACACATGTTCCTCCACTCCTGCCCCTGGAGGCTGTGGGGGAGACAGCGCTGGCACTGCTGCTATTTATACTAGACCCCCGTACCCCTCCTGCATCCGCAGCCGTCCACTAGCAGCTGCTGCCTCTTCAAAGGCGAGTCCCAGGCCCTGGCTCTCCAAGCCTGGCTGCTTGTGATGGTCCTGAAAGTTGCTAAGTAGTCCTCCAGTGGGAGGCCTGGCCAGTTCTGGTGACAAGGACAGGAAGTGCTAATTGGCACCAGGGTCCCTAGACAAGAGCTGTGAGAGCTTTTGCTGTGGGTGCCAGCTCTGGTGTGACAGACAGATGAAGCACCCCTTCCATGGGGTGTAAAACCCTTTCAGGGACCCTCTGTTCCGCGGCTTCTCCTTCGGAGCCCAGGGACCTCCTGGAGTGTGAGGCACTACGTGAGAGGCTGCCCTCACCACCCACCCACACCATAGTGGCTAACTAGCCTGGACTTACGGCAGGGAAAGAACAGAGTGCCCCTCTGCGAAAGGTCAAGTCTGTGTTCTGCAGCCCAGCTTGCTCCCATGGTGCATTGCAACACTAAAGTGTTGCCCTCAGGAGCCTGGTCATGGGTGTGCAGTGGCCAGACTCTCCA
Coding sequences:
- the Tmem104 gene encoding transmembrane protein 104, which codes for MAGEITETGELYSPYVGLVYMFNLIVGTGALTMPKAFATAGWLVSLILLVFLGFMSFVTTTFVMEAMAAANAQLRWKRMEIHKEEEEEDSSTASDSDILTQDNYERAEKRPILSVQRRSSTNLFEITDRVEMGQMASMFFNKVGVNLFYFCIIIYLYGDLAIYAAAVPLSLMQVTCSVSGNDSCGVDTDTKYNDTDLCWGPLRRVDAYRIYLTVFTLLLGPFTFFDVQKTKYLQILTSLMRWIAFAIMIVLALVRIGNRQGEGHPPLANFLGVRNLFGVCVYSFMCQHSLPSLITPISSKRHITRLVLLDYALILAFYGLLSFTAIFCFRGDSLMDMYTLNFARCDVVGLTAVRFFLGLFPVFTISTNFPIIAVTLRNNWKTLFHREGGTYPWVVDRVVFPTITLVPPILVAFCTHDLESLVGITGAYAGTGIQYVIPAFLVHLCRKDTQLSFGYGTVNKHRSPFRHTFWVAFVLLWAFFCFFFVTANIVLNETQL